The window TCAGAGTCGAAACCGACAGTCTGGAGGCCCGTCTTCTCCgacatctccctcctcccccagcaaGGCGGCTTCGGCGCCCAGGACGCCAACTTCAAAGACGCCGAGGTCAATCCTCAAGAGGGGCAGGCCCGATATCGCCATGCACGCACGAAAGATGCCGCACTTCGTGCGCAAGCTTCTTCCCACCGTTCCGGAGTGCGCCTAGCTTCGATATCATTacccaccacatcatcactTGTACGGCATAAGTGTACCAAAGGCTGCGTTCAACACTGCAACGTAGCCAGCAAGCAAACCCATCCTTGCTTTACCTGCCCTCTCAActctccaaaaaaaaaaacagcaaaCTTGCAACATTTACATCGGGGATTTCTTTAGGCGCGTTCCTTTTCCAGTCGGGTTGTGTGGCTGGGGGAATATGGGGAATGTTTTTGCCGATTCGGGGTGTTTGGTCTTCATAGGTTCTTTCGGCGCGAACAAAGGTTATCAGGCGCAGATTTCAATGCCCTTCTTTTCATCTCAgggtttgctgttgttgctgatatCCATACTGAATCGGGGCGCAAACTGATCACCGGGACTCTGACATAGCGTTGGGCTACAGAGAGAATTGCGATGCTTTTCCAACAGTCGTTTTCggtcttttgttttgtctgtCATTTAACTGCTCATGTTTGATTTATTTTCCAAACGACACCATGTTGATATGATGCAAGTTAGCCTAGCTACGTGTggatgtatgtatgtatgtatgtatgttgTCTCGCCTCGCTTGCTCGCCTATGAATATGCATGGCATGTAGTACATGCAATATACCGTGCCGTACACACTGCTCATAGCATTCTACATAAGCACATAAGGTACTGTAGATATCCGAATCCGGAGGCGGAGTCTCTAACTGGAAGTGGATTCAACTCGCTATCAGATTGTTTCCAGAACCGGGCCGAAGTTGACTTTTGCCGGCAGACAACAGCCAGCAGCCGGCACACTCCACACTGCCCAGCAATTCTGGAACCGCCATGAACGCCCAGCCGTAGTGGGGCCGTCAGTCTGGCGGGGGGCTGTGGGGAACCTCTGCGACCGCTGAGAGAGTGCGAGCGATAGGGCCAACGGTGCCATGGCCAATGGGGCAGCAGTGTCTCAAGTTGTGGCCTCTCTGCTTTGCGCCGTCGTGCTATGTTCCAGGAGAACCCAGGCAGTTACGTTTACAATACAACCGTGACTCCGACTCCGTCTTATAGTTTTGTTTCGTCGTTTTCCATCTCTTctgttcttctcctctcttgAGTCTTTTAAAGCTACCTTGCAGTTTGCTGTCGTGATACCCCAACGCACACCGTCCACACAATCCACTGCATTACATCACTCCAGTCACAAGACGCGCACTAAACCACCACGAAGAACCGTCACCAGGCACCTACCAGAGAAGAATAAGCCACACAAATCCAAGAGCGATCGAGCCTAGCTGCTGTGTTGTTATTATCAAAACCTTTTTATCCCGGAAAATAGTCTCCGTTCTAATTCCCAACCAACGCCAAACGCTTGATGAGGTGGTCAGCTCTTAGCCCCGGACAGCATCTACACCAATCGTAAATGTTGCCTCCCGCCACCGCAGCCGCCTTGTCCAACAACAACGTTCACCTCGCTGTTCGTCAACACCTCGATCCCGTTGTCATCCCCGCGCTCGAGAACACCATCGCCGTCGCCATCCCCAATGTCGCAACGTCTCtcgcggcagcagcagcagcagcagcggtaGATCCAACAAATCtaccccatccaccaccgtcgtTCAACGACCACCCGCAAGGAGCTCAACAACCCGCGACGGCGGAAGCAGGAGTCCTCATCTCCGTCACCATGActcccaccctctccccaataTCAAGCCCAACCGCAACCggcacccccttctccccctcggAAAACCCCACAGAATGCCGCCTCCTAGGCCCCTTCGCCATCCTAGTCCAGCTCGCCCTCGGCGGCCtggccctcctctccctcgtctaCAAAAGATGGCGCGAGCGCCCCCAGCGACCGGTCAAAATCTGGTTTTTTGACGCCTCAAAGCAGGTCTTTGGGAGCGTGCTAGTCCACGGCGCAAACGTGTTCATGTCTCTGCTCACGAGCGGGAGGTTCAACATCACGACCATTGCTCCCCCGGCAACGGTGtccgaggcggcgaggagaggGGTCTTGATGCTTCTTAAACGGACagcaacgacgacaacgacggtAGACGAATATGTACCGAACCCGTGCTCTTTTTACCTTTTAAACTTGGCTATTGATGTAGGCTCCCCCTACCCTCCCCTTAGATCTTCCACAACCAAATACTAACACGGCCAGACAACCCTCGGCATCCCAATTTTAATTCTCATCGTCAGAATAACCACCACTTTGGTCACTTACACCCCGCTGGGCCAACCCCCGGAGTCGGTTCAGTCTGGGCACTACGGCTCGCCCCCCAAcgcgtggtggtggttgaagcaGTCGTTTATTTACTTTTGCGGCTTGATGGGCATGAAACTTGTTGTTTTGGTCATTTTTATGATTTTTCCCTGGATCTCGGAGCTGGGGGATTGGGCGCTCAAGTGGACCGAGGGCAACGAGAGGCTGCAGATTGTCTTTGTCATGATGCTGTTCCCGCTCATCATGAACGCGATGCAGTATTATATCATTGATAGTTacatcaagaagcaggagggcaaaggggaggtggagggtaAGGGGtatgatgaggttgatcaggaggagggggtggatgggtcgGTTGCGAGTGAGGATAGTGAGGATAGTGAgagtgaagaagaggaagggcaGAGGACGCCAAGGGCTGGGAAAGGGGCGAGGGACTTGGAGAGGGACGAGTATGATCCTGATGTGGACGGGGACAGCcagacggtggtggggagcaGCTCGAGTCGGATTTCGAGTCGGGGGGTGTTGACAGAGGATTTGCTTCCCAAGGaatgatttttttttttttttttttttttttttttgcatgACTGAAGAAGGAATGATGGGAAATGGGTTCACGgcatttttctttcctttttctggtgttttttggctttgggaTTCAGGAGGGGGACGGAATGGCGTTTTATATAAGTTTTTTCCTACAGGTTTCGGATTCGTATTCAttttcattttctttttctcgtctGCAATCATCAAGTTGGGATATCTCTCTCCACAGACCCTTCAAACCAACAGCACGGCATGGGAAAGCGTACGCATGGGCTTTTTCGGTATTTTAGAACACAAAGGTATTTTCGGCAATAAACAACAGAAACAGATCATCGTCCGGTGTTTGGAAGTTCTCATCTAAGTAGGGTAATCTTCGCCGTCATCCGTGTTAGCAACACGCAAATTTGACACCTCACAACCGGGCAAAACTATCCAATGTACAGtgctttctctctctctctctttcaacTCGATTACATCCATTAGTAAA is drawn from Podospora pseudocomata strain CBS 415.72m chromosome 1 map unlocalized CBS415.72m_1, whole genome shotgun sequence and contains these coding sequences:
- a CDS encoding uncharacterized protein (EggNog:ENOG503NUXV; COG:S), which produces MTPTLSPISSPTATGTPFSPSENPTECRLLGPFAILVQLALGGLALLSLVYKRWRERPQRPVKIWFFDASKQVFGSVLVHGANVFMSLLTSGRFNITTIAPPATVSEAARRGVLMLLKRTATTTTTVDEYVPNPCSFYLLNLAIDTTLGIPILILIVRITTTLVTYTPLGQPPESVQSGHYGSPPNAWWWLKQSFIYFCGLMGMKLVVLVIFMIFPWISELGDWALKWTEGNERLQIVFVMMLFPLIMNAMQYYIIDSYIKKQEGKGEVEGKGYDEVDQEEGVDGSVASEDSEDSESEEEEGQRTPRAGKGARDLERDEYDPDVDGDSQTVVGSSSSRISSRGVLTEDLLPKE